The Miscanthus floridulus cultivar M001 chromosome 17, ASM1932011v1, whole genome shotgun sequence genome has a window encoding:
- the LOC136516972 gene encoding guanosine nucleotide diphosphate dissociation inhibitor 2 — protein MDEEYDVIVLGTGLKECILSGLLSVDGLKVLHMDRNDYYGGDSTSLNLNQLWKRFRGEDKPPAHLGASRDYNVDMVPKFMMANGTLVRTLIHTDVTKYLSFKAVDGSYVFSKGKIYKVPATDMEALKSPLMGLFEKRRARNFFIYVQDYNEADPRTHQGLDLTRVTTRELIAKYGLSDDTVDFVGHALALHRDDRYLDEPALDTVKRMKLYAESLARFQGGSPYIYPLYGLGELPQGFARLSAVYGGTYMLNKPECKVEFDMEGKVCGVTSEGETAKCKKVVCDPSYLPNKVRKIGRVVRAIAIMSHPIPNTNESHSVQIILPQKQLGRRSDMYVFCCSYTHNVAPRGKFIAFVSAEAETDNPQSELKPGIDLLGSVDEIFYDIYDRYEPVNEPSLDNCFVSTSYDATTHFETTVTDVLNMYTLITGKTVDLSVDLSAASAAEEY, from the exons atggatgaggagtacgACGTGATCGTGCTAGGCACGGGGCTCAAGGAGTGCATCCTGAGCGGTCTCCTCTCCGTCGACGGCCTCAAG GTTTTGCATATGGACAGAAATGACTACTATGGAGGAGATTCCACCTCCCTCAACCTTAATCAG CTCTGGAAGAGGTTTAGAGGGGAAGACAAGCCCCCAGCACATCTAGGTGCAAGCAGAGACTACAATGTGGACATGGTGCCAAAG TTTATGATGGCAAATGGGACATTGGTTCGAACCCTCATCCACACTGACGTGACAAAGTACTTGTCATTCAAAGCTGTTGATGGGAGCTATGTTTTCAGCAAAGGGAAG ATTTACAAGGTCCCTGCCACTGATATGGAGGCTCTGAAGTCCCCTTTGATGGGCCTGTTCGAGAAGCGCAGAGCAAGGAACTTCTTCATTTATGTCCAAGATTACAATGAAGCTGATCCAAGGACACATCAAGGATTGGACCTTACTAGGGTGACAACTAGAGAACTTATAGC TAAATATGGTTTAAGTGATGATACAGTGGATTTCGTCGGACATGCACTTGCTCTTCATAGAGATGATCGTTACCTTGATGAACCGGCGCTTGATACAGTGAAAAGGATGAAA CTATATGCAGAGTCTCTTGCACGCTTTCAAGGAGGCTCGCCATATATCTATCCACTATATGGGCTGGGTGAGCTACCGCAG GGTTTTGCACGATTGAGTGCTGTTTATGGTGGTACTTACATGTTAAACAAGCCAGAGTGCAAG GTTGAATTCGATATGGAGGGGAAAGTGTGCGGTGTCACATCTGAAGGTGAAACTGCAAAGTGCAAGAAGGTGGTCTGTGATCCTTCATATTTACCAAACAAG GTTAGGAAGATCGGTAGAGTTGTACGAGCGATTGCTATCATGAGCCACCCAATCCCTAATACAAATGAGTCCCACTCGGTTCAAATTATTTTGCCTCAGAAACAACTTGGACGCAGATCAGACAT GTATGTTTTCTGTTGCTCATACACGCACAATGTTGCGCCCAGAGGGAAGTTCATTGCATTTGTGTCTGCAGAAGCAGAGACTGATAATCCCCAGTCTGAGCTAAAGCCTGGAATTGATCTACTTGGTTCTGTAGATGAGATATTCTATGATATTTATGACAGATATGAACCAGTGAACGAACCATCTCTTGACAATTGCTTTGTCTCGACG AGCTATGATGCCACCACACATTTTGAAACAACTGTAACAGATGTTCTGAACATGTATACACTGATCACTGGAAAG ACTGTGGATCTTAGTGTGGATCTGAGTGCTGCTAGTGCTGCTGAAGAATACTGA
- the LOC136516971 gene encoding MLO-like protein 1 yields MAVADEAAALQFTPTWIVAAVCTILVLISLAAERGLHHLGKTLMKNHQRPLYEALLKVKEELMLLGFISLLLTVLQGTIQRTCIPPSWTDYMLPCQRPGHDDEAPAAAAMAARLVAADILGRISRARTLSEAGAEAGLCEMEGKVPLLSGEALHQLHIFIFVLAVSHVFFCATTMLLGGAKIHKWKKWEEEIQKNAAGNGCKKVLPMHQVSFIREHYEVIGTDSKMLCWLLSFRKQFYGSVAKSDYAAMRLGFIMTHCRGNPKFDFHKYMVRVLESDFKKIVGTSWCLWIFVVIFLLLNVNGWHTYFWMAFLPLVFLLAVGTKLEHVIAQLAYDVAEKQTAIEGDLVVTPSDQHFWFGRPRIILHLIHFILFQNAFELAFFFWILMTYGFESCFMDNIGFLVPRLVLGVVIQLLCSYSTLPLYAIVTQMGSYYKMEIFNEHVQHGVLGWAEKAKKRSGKEGGSSPTAESMHGEDAA; encoded by the exons ATGGCGGTGGCCGACGAGGCGGCGGCGCTGCAGTTCACACCGACGTGGATCGTGGCGGCGGTCTGCACCATCCTCGTGCTCATCTCCCTCGCCGCCGAGCGGGGCCTCCATCACCTCGGCAAG ACGCTCATGAAGAACCATCAGAGGCCGCTCTACGAGGCGCTCCTCAAGGTCAAAGAAG AGCTGATGCTTCTGGGGTTCATCTCCCTGCTGCTCACGGTGTTGCAGGGGACGATCCAGAGGACATGCATTCCTCCCAGCTGGACAGACTACATGCTGCCGTGCCAAAGACCGGGGCACGACGACGAGGCTCCTGCGGCGGCCGCCATGGCGGCGCGTCTTGTCGCCGCCGATATCCTCGGTAGGATCAGTAGGGCACGGACGCTCAGCGAGGCTGGAGCCGAGGCCGGGCTGTGCGAAATGGAG GGGAAAGTTCCACTGCTGTCCGGAGAGGCCTTGCATCAGCTGCACATCTTCATATTTGTTCTGGCTGTCTCGCATGTATTTTTCTGTGCTACAACTATGCTTTTAGGAGGTGCAAAG ATACACAAATGGAAAAAGTGGGAGGAGGAAATTCAGAAAAACGCTGCAGGAAACG GATGTAAGAAGGTGTTACCTATGCATCAAGTTTCATTTATCAGAGAACATTACGAGGTTATTGGCACAGATTCTAAGATGTTGTGTTGGCTG CTATCATTTCGTAAGCAGTTTTATGGTTCAGTAGCTAAATCAGACTACGCTGCAATGCGTCTTGGTTTTATCATG ACTCACTGTCGCGGAAACCCGAAATTTGATTTCCACAAGTACATGGTGAGGGTTTTAGAGTCTGATTTTAAAAAAATAGTCGGTACAAG CTGGTGCTTGTGGATCTTCGTGGTGATATTTCTGTTGCTCAATGTCAATG GTTGGCACACATACTTTTGGATGGCTTTCCTTCCCCTTGTT TTTCTGTTAGCCGTTGGCACAAAGCTGGAGCACGTGATAGCTCAGTTAGCCTACGACGTAGCCGAGAAGCAGACGGCGATCGAGGGCGATTTGGTTGTGACGCCATCGGACCAGCACTTCTGGTTCGGGCGGCCGCGGATCATCCTGCACctcatccacttcatcctctttcaGAACGCGTTTGAGCTCGCCTTCTTCTTCTGGATACTG ATGACCTATGGATTCGAGTCCTGCTTCATGGACAACATCGGTTTCCTTGTGCCCAGGCTCGTCCTCGG GGTCGTCATTCAGCTTCTCTGCAGCTACAGCACACTGCCTCTTTATGCAATTGTAACCCAG ATGGGGAGCTACTACAAGATGGAGATCTTCAACGAGCATGTGCAGCACGGCGTCTTGGGCTGGGCAGAGAAAGCCAAGAAAAGATCGGGGAAGGAGGGCGGCAGCTCCCCGACCGCCGAATCCATGCACGGCGAAGATGCGGCCTAG